A portion of the Toxotes jaculatrix isolate fToxJac2 chromosome 16, fToxJac2.pri, whole genome shotgun sequence genome contains these proteins:
- the s100z gene encoding protein S100-Z, protein MPSQLEGAMDALIAVFYNYSGNDGDKHKLNKGELKQLLNSELTDFLTSQKDPMLVEKIMNDLDSNKDNEVDFNEFVVLVAALTVACNDFFQEQKNKNK, encoded by the exons ATGCCGAGCCAGCTCGAGGGTGCGATGGATGCGCTGATAGCTGTTTTCTACAACTACTCTGGAAATGATGGAGACAAACACAAGCTCAACAAGGGCGAGCTGAAGCAACTTCTGAACAGTGAGCTCACGGACTTCCTCACG TCTCAGAAGGATCCAATGCTGGTGGAGAAAATCATGAACGACCTGGACTCTAACAAAGACAACGAGGTGGATTTCAATGAGTTTGTGGTGCTGGTTGCCGCCCTGACCGTTGCCTGCAACGACTTCTTCcaagagcagaaaaacaaaaacaagtag